The window GGAATTCATCTTTTACATAATTGCTTGTAATATTGGTTTTTCCAATGTAATTATCCTCAAAATAGATATTCGCTTCTCCATTGATAAGGTTGAGATTCTGCCAGTTTTTCACAAAAGCCATCAGGAATACCTGGTTGTTCAGTTTGGGAACCGTATGGTATTTGTAGGAAGCATCCACCTGTTTTTTATCCAGAATCACATATTGTTCTTTTTCCTGGCTTACAATGGTCTGATTGTAATTCAGTTCATAGATCACATTCATCTGGCTGTCAGAAACGGTAGCTACCGGAATCTGGTTGGGTTTTGCAGCCGCATCTTCTCTCATCTGATAAGCGTTTGCGGCAGAAATTTCTTTTTTAGATTTATAACCTGCAATTTCCATCTGAGAATGGTATGGTGTGTATTCAGCTACATACAGCGGAGACAAAACAGGTCTGTCCTGATTGTAAGAAGGTCTGTAAGTGGAAACAAACAATTTCACATTTTTCCAGTCCTGTCCCGTTTTCTGATAAATCTTGCCCTTATAAACCATTTCCAGAGGTTTTTTCACAGACTCTGCACGCAAATCGTAGGAAGGAATCCATCCTGCATCAGAAACAATATAGCTTACTCCAAGATCCAGATTGGTTTCATGATCAGCAAGAATTTCAAGCAGAAGCTCTTTGCGGTTGGTGTTTTTATGGGTTTGCTCTTCAGAAGACTGGTTGTTGAGCTTCGCAATGCTTTCATCCAGAGTGGTTTTCTGCTCATTCAGAAGAAAGACCTGATTGTCAATTTCCAGCATTCTCTTTCTGTAAAATTCAGTTAATTTAATAAGCTGTTCCTGCGGAGTCGATTTATCATTAGTGGAAACTTTCAGATTATCATTGATGATATTCTGTTCACCCGTTAGGTTCTTCATCTGAATATTCAAAAGGTTGACCTGTCTTTGAAGTTTTTTGGTTTCAGCTTCCAGCTTCTTTTCACTCTCAGACAATTCATTGTTTTTCAAAAAATTGCTTTGAGGAGTAATAGAGAGAAGTGTCGTATTTTTTTCAAGATTGATTTTGTAGGTATTCTCATCCAGATTGTTGGGAAGACTGACAATCTTTACCCTGTTTCTCCCTTTCTGAAGACTTACATTCGCAGTTCCGAAAACCTTTGCCCCCTGTAGAAATACAGTAGCCTGTTTTATCTCAATTTCTTTCCTGATTTCCTGCGCTTTGATCAAGACAGCCGAAAAGGTGATTAATAGTAAAAAATAGCGTTTCATCGTTTATTATTTTGAATTTCTAAAGTAAAATTATCCCTATTTAAGGTTGGAAATCGGGAAACTTGGTGAAAAGGCAGTTTGACTTGGTGAGGCTGAAGATGCTAAAAAATAAAGGCAGTTCTCTGGGAACTGCCTTCTCAAAATCTGTTATTTTAAAGGATTTCGTATTTTGTTTTGATGCTGTATTTCAGCTTGATGTTTTCAATATTATCAAAAGAAAAATCTACCGGAGCGTCAGCCATTTCCAACTGAATATTGCTTGCCCTTCCTTTATAGGCAGCAGGCATTATCATATCGCTGGTGTAGTCTTCTATCTCTACAATTTCAAGAACAGGTCCTGTTTTTTTACCGATGCTTTCCAACAGGTAATCTGCTTTTTCTTTTGCGGCTTTCAAAGCATTCACTTTTACTGCCTTTCTGAAATCTGCAATTTTAGTATTCTTTACTTCTGCAATGTTCAGGCTGCTTACCCATTTTTGATTCAGATCTTCAAAGATTTTACTTAAGTTTGATTTTGCTCCGGCCTTAAACTGATAGTTCTTAGAAAACTTCGCTGTTTTAGAATAGATATTCTGATACATGGATTTGAACTTGATATCCTCGTTCTTTACTCCCGCATTTTTTAAGATTTCCAATAATTTCTTTT of the Chryseobacterium aureum genome contains:
- a CDS encoding DUF4139 domain-containing protein — protein: MKRYFLLLITFSAVLIKAQEIRKEIEIKQATVFLQGAKVFGTANVSLQKGRNRVKIVSLPNNLDENTYKINLEKNTTLLSITPQSNFLKNNELSESEKKLEAETKKLQRQVNLLNIQMKNLTGEQNIINDNLKVSTNDKSTPQEQLIKLTEFYRKRMLEIDNQVFLLNEQKTTLDESIAKLNNQSSEEQTHKNTNRKELLLEILADHETNLDLGVSYIVSDAGWIPSYDLRAESVKKPLEMVYKGKIYQKTGQDWKNVKLFVSTYRPSYNQDRPVLSPLYVAEYTPYHSQMEIAGYKSKKEISAANAYQMREDAAAKPNQIPVATVSDSQMNVIYELNYNQTIVSQEKEQYVILDKKQVDASYKYHTVPKLNNQVFLMAFVKNWQNLNLINGEANIYFEDNYIGKTNITSNYVKDEFPISLGADERITVKRIKLEDKTSQKAMNANKWETESYQISIRNNTKENIELEVLDQLPISENSKILVKTLNLGGGSLDDKTGSILWNKNIGSGNSEKISFSYEVKYPKEMQIQYYSR
- a CDS encoding SIMPL domain-containing protein produces the protein MKLKHFLLIGILTLGSFVNAQEVKKNAIEVTGVAEMEVEPDEIIFSIGIKADNKNDLAENEKKLLEILKNAGVKNEDIKFKSMYQNIYSKTAKFSKNYQFKAGAKSNLSKIFEDLNQKWVSSLNIAEVKNTKIADFRKAVKVNALKAAKEKADYLLESIGKKTGPVLEIVEIEDYTSDMIMPAAYKGRASNIQLEMADAPVDFSFDNIENIKLKYSIKTKYEIL